The nucleotide window GCACTTTTTGAACTGTGGTGGGCAGTCGCTACATTTTTTCCCGGTGCTGTAGGGCTTTTCTCCACGCCAGTTACCCCTAGAAAAAATAGAAGATGATAGGTCtggatgaaaacaaattgtgaaaatatTATCGGTATAGCTGGaactggtaagaaacaaaaagaaaagaagaagttGTGCAAGAAAAGGGGGATTCGTATCAACCATAAAATCAGTATTTTGACCGGGGTCACTCTTTTGGGATAACGCGTGGGATGAGTTGACAATGCAGTGTTCATGTTGTGTCTGATCAATCAATGCAATGTTTTTAACTATTGCTCCGTCgcaccttgtaaactctttTAAAGTGCTACACAATTGGGTCTAAGAGTTCAttacttcaataacctatctttctagaaaaacaacattataAATTTTCACTTCGCGTCTTGTAATGAGTACTTTGTTAGTAGATACGTGCGAAAATAAGACTTGTTTTTATCTTTGAATCCGTTATAACAGCTTACCCCTCGCCGTAGTTGCAAACGAGCCTGCTTGGCATTCCACTGTTGGGACAATTCGTCTTGAAGCCACAGCCAACTTCTTGTGTATCGCCCCATATCATCTGACAAaaaagtttatttgtttgtttagcgATAATTAATAATAGCTTTACACTGTAAAGTGGTTTGAGTATAACACTATTGTACCAACTGTAAATGATATACATGCTTATCATATTGACACCTGTTAACAATGGTATGTATAGAATTCAAAAACACACAAGAATATGAACATGTTTTAGGTTATAGACCTACCATGTAACGAAGTGGGTAAAATGTGTTCAATTCATGGATGTGTTCAATTCTAAACattgtttttacagtgtatagTTCTAACAGAGGAATTGTTTTTACAACAGCGTGTACACTGCGCTTAACATTTAGTGGCCAACAACATTCCTAATTTCGCTCAATTCCCATTAATATCATTAATCAGCTCAGGGCTGCCGTGacgctcagaaaaaaaaactaaaaaccgGGAGCAATATTCAGGAGAGTCGAGTAACTCCGTTGCACATGCTCAAACAACTTTCGTACGAGACGGgaacaaaaactacagcacctcatcgactaacattttaagggaagctttataacatctttaaaccgtgtgcgtttattgtaaatctgcggtcgtttgtgttttgtgtcgtacaaaaggTACCTAacagtttcttttaaaacaaaatttataacagaacagggcccaatttcataaagcacttAAGCATTGGCTGGTGAACCACTTTGCttaacaaagaaatttgtcCAGCAGTATTTTCAGCTTAGCCATTAACAGCTTTATGCAATTGGACAAATGTTCGGTGTCGAGACAAAATAGGGTGTTAATAAATTGTATACATAAGCGTgctaattttttaaacaaccctaaaaaaaatcacataccTGTGTGTAGTGTCCGCAGGAACTGAGCAATGGGTCACTCGGGTCTGGATTGCACCGGTTTGATTTATGATTAAAGATGGCCTTTTCCCCTTCCCACATAGACACCATATCCAGTGGATTGCGGTAACTGGCGAAGGCCATATTCTCACCCACCCAGCTCCATTTGGAGGACGACTTCTCCGGGTTGTGATCCATTATGCAGCGGTCGGCCCAACCCTGAGCCTTGCGGGCTAGCTCTTTGCTCCACACCTAAACGGGcaaatacacaaaacaaatgtaAGAAAGAACAAGCAACCAATTaacctaaaaacaaacaaacacaacaccccaacaaacgaacaaataaacatcccccaaaccaaacaaacaaacacaaacaaacaaaaacaacaacaacaacaaccaaacaaacaaacccattTACAAAGAAAGaattaatgaaacaaacaactaaAATATTGCAAAGATAATTGTATTCTTCGAAACTTTATTGCTTTGTGGAATCGGCctctgggcccgatttcactAAACCGTTTTGATCATCGCAAACGCTGCATCCCATCACTATGATCCAAAATCAATCGCAACTTAGCGATGGATTTTTTATATCAACCATTTCACTAAAACTTTACGACAGATTTACTCATCGCAATTAGCGATGACAATCTTGCGATGACTATAGTGTCCGCAAAGTAAAAGTTTATAgcaaaattatgataaagttATCATTCACTAAAACTTTACGACAGATTTACTCGTCGCAATTAGCAATGACAACCTTGCGATGACTATTTAGTGTACGCTAAGTAAAAGTTTATCGAAAAATTATGGTAAAGTTTGGCATTTTAATGTGCTAACCATAATCTTGACGTAGTTTGTTCGCGAATTAAATGATGAAATTGCATTATGTTATGGTCTTTGTGGTATTTTCTGGGAGACTCAGATTGCCGATGACAAAGAAATCTCATCGCTGTTTGTCGAAGAAAAAATAATTCATACAACACCAAtttctcaagaaaaaaatatgtacGTCTTTCAAAGGCAATCTTCTTCTGTTTTGAATGCATCGTAAACACCACCACTTTATttcgattgtaaaaaaaaaaaaaaaaatatatatatatacgaacacgtgcagaaaaaaaatccctgaCAAAAAACACGTTTCTCGTTGTTTCCAACTAAACGGGATCGCCTGAACTCGAGtaagttttcacagattagttttATGGCGTGTCAACTTTTGTCAAGaatcttttgtaaaaaaaaagaaaaaaactaaaatgtaCGAACACGTGCAGAACAAAATAtctagaaaacaaaaaccatttctCGTTGTTTTAAACTAAACGGGATCGCCTAAACTCAAGGaggttttcacaaaatattgttaATAGCGTTTAAACTTTTGTCAAGAACCTATTGTGAAACGAAGGGGAAAACATAAAGTGTACGAACACGTACcgaaaaaaaaacgacaaaacaaaaacagtctcGTTGTTTTCAACTAGACT belongs to Asterias amurensis chromosome 5, ASM3211899v1 and includes:
- the LOC139937301 gene encoding peptidase inhibitor R3HDML-like — translated: MMNRSGMLLVVVLVVWMHTASAGLTRKQEKVILDQHNKFRSKEKGASNMMKLVWSKELARKAQGWADRCIMDHNPEKSSSKWSWVGENMAFASYRNPLDMVSMWEGEKAIFNHKSNRCNPDPSDPLLSSCGHYTQMIWGDTQEVGCGFKTNCPNSGMPSRLVCNYGEGGNWRGEKPYSTGKKCSDCPPQFKKCSGGLCSK